A stretch of Ipomoea triloba cultivar NCNSP0323 chromosome 11, ASM357664v1 DNA encodes these proteins:
- the LOC115996826 gene encoding glutamine synthetase nodule isozyme-like, protein MALLSDLINLDLSETTDKIIVEYIWIDGTGLGLRSKARTIPKAVKDPSELPKWNYDGSSTGQAPGEDSEVILYPQAIFRDPFRRGNNILVMCDAYTPAGEPIPTNKRYNAAKIFNHPDVVAEEPWYGIEQEYTLLQKDVTWPLGWPVGGFPGPQGPYYCGIGADKAFGRDIVDSHYKACLYAGINISGINGEVMPGQWEFQVGPSVGISAGDEVWVARYILERITEIAGVVLSFDPKPIPGDWNGAGAHTNYSTKSMRNDGGFEVIKKAISKLGLKHKEHIAAYGEGNERRLTGRHETASIDRFSWGVANRGASVRVGRDTEKEGKGYFEDRRPASNMDPYVVTSMVAETTIIWKP, encoded by the exons ATGGCCCTGCTTTCTGATTTGATCAACCTTGATCTCTCCGAAACCACCGATAAAATCATTGTTGAATACATATG GATTGATGGAACTGGTTTGGGCCTGAGGAGCAAAGCCAGG ACCATTCCTAAGGCTGTAAAAGACCCTTCTGAGCTTCCAAAGTGGAACTATGATGGTTCTAGCACTGGCCAGGCTCCTGGAGAGGACAGTGAAGTCATCCTATA TCCTCAGGCAATTTTCAGGGACCCTTTTAGAAGAGGCAACAATATTCTT GTGATGTGTGATGCTTATACTCCAGCAGGTGAGCCTATCCCAACAAACAAGAGATATAATGCAGCAAAAATATTTAACCATCCAGATGTTGTTGCTGAAGAGCCAtg GTATGGAATAGAGCAAGAGTATACTCTGTTGCAGAAAGATGTGACATGGCCACTTGGTTGGCCTGTGGGAGGATTTCCAGGGCCTCAG GGACCATACTATTGTGGAATTGGTGCCGACAAGGCTTTTGGGAGGGACATTGTGGACTCTCACTATAAGGCCTGTTTGTATGCTGGTATTAACATCAGTGGCATCAATGGTGAAGTTATGCCGGGACAG TGGGAATTTCAAGTCGGTCCTTCTGTTGGAATTAGTGCCGGTGATGAAGTCTGGGTGGCTCGTTACATTCTTGAG AGGATTACTGAGATAGCTGGAGTCGTTCTCTCCTTTGATCCCAAACCTATCCCG GGCGATTGGAATGGAGCTGGTGCACATACAAATTACAG CACTAAGTCCATGAGGAATGATGGAGGGTTTGAAGTGATAAAGAAGGCAATCTCAAAACTAGGCCTGAAGCACAAAGAACACATTGCTGCTTATGGCGAAGGCAATGAACGCCGCCTCACCGGAAGGCATGAAACGGCTAGTATCGATAGATTCTCATGG GGTGTGGCGAATCGCGGAGCCTCGGTTAGGGTTGGCAGGGACACGGAGAAAGAGGGCAAGGGCTATTTCGAGGATAGGAGGCCTGCGTCGAATATGGATCCTTACGTGGTTACTTCTATGGTCGCGGAAACAACTATTATCTGGAAGCCATGA